The Hyalangium gracile genome contains a region encoding:
- a CDS encoding esterase/lipase family protein, translated as MRNTSTLLLASLAVSALGLATPALAGAQRTTYPVVFAHGMAGFDDILGYDYWGDDYGTFVGDACDELLEVYCNGDLDSQQKAYVAQVPAFQSSEVRGLDLANDVEGFMATAGAQYVNLVGHSQGGIDIRKAARVLYERRGRTVVKVLISVSSPHRGSPVAQYILKLGPGVTSVVDALARYYGDTIYQSGNDGVAGAKQLVYDDFDPNDGKTTGMKAFNIAYPVSSTYAARYASLITAQHGGNVNPALYLLKEFFFDIDGDGYCLDDCDKDGAGGKGDGYRDEDDDDGLVGVNSQQMGYRLKYTDNAFTFDSIANDANVASVTSLNAPTSAQMTSSSSVIIQDHLDVVGVGPDTFDEPEFYAAILHYIALND; from the coding sequence ATGAGAAACACCTCCACCCTGCTCCTGGCCTCGCTGGCCGTGAGCGCCCTGGGCCTGGCGACGCCGGCGCTCGCGGGCGCGCAGAGGACCACCTATCCCGTCGTGTTCGCGCACGGGATGGCCGGCTTCGACGACATCCTCGGGTACGACTACTGGGGCGACGACTACGGCACATTCGTCGGCGACGCCTGTGACGAGCTGCTTGAGGTCTACTGCAACGGGGACCTGGACAGTCAGCAGAAGGCCTATGTCGCCCAGGTGCCGGCGTTCCAGAGCTCGGAGGTCCGCGGGCTGGACCTGGCCAACGACGTCGAGGGCTTCATGGCCACCGCTGGCGCCCAGTACGTGAACCTGGTGGGGCACTCGCAGGGTGGCATCGACATCCGCAAGGCCGCGCGGGTGCTCTACGAGCGCCGGGGTCGCACGGTGGTCAAGGTGCTGATCAGCGTCTCCTCGCCGCACCGTGGCTCGCCCGTGGCCCAGTACATCCTCAAGCTCGGCCCCGGCGTCACCAGCGTCGTCGACGCGCTGGCCCGCTACTACGGGGACACCATCTACCAGTCGGGCAATGACGGCGTCGCGGGGGCCAAGCAGCTCGTGTACGACGACTTTGATCCCAACGATGGGAAGACCACGGGCATGAAGGCCTTCAACATCGCCTACCCGGTCAGCTCCACCTATGCCGCGCGCTATGCCTCGCTCATCACCGCGCAGCACGGCGGCAACGTGAACCCCGCCCTCTACCTGCTCAAGGAGTTCTTCTTCGACATCGACGGCGACGGCTACTGCCTGGATGACTGCGACAAGGACGGGGCCGGCGGCAAGGGCGACGGCTACCGGGACGAGGACGACGACGACGGCCTGGTGGGCGTCAACTCGCAGCAGATGGGCTACAGGCTGAAGTACACCGACAACGCCTTCACCTTCGACAGCATCGCCAACGACGCGAACGTGGCCAGCGTCACCAGCCTGAACGCCCCCACCTCCGCGCAGATGACCTCCAGCTCCAGCGTCATCATCCAGGACCACCTGGACGTGGTGGGCGTGGGCCCCGACACCTTCGATGAGCCGGAGTTCTACGCGGCCATCCTCCACTACATCGCCCTCAACGACTGA
- a CDS encoding ELWxxDGT repeat protein, translated as MQEDERSALGASVESQVEEPVESGGHPKLGTARMVKDLFPPISGPPWWGPYPESLVEFRGRLFFAANFEDGRGELWRSDGSRAGTVPVRSFRPPPGTTFSSPLGELTPLGSRLFFVASDPAHGRELWVSDGSAGGTQLVKDIVTGVGDSSPYNLQAVGNFLIFFRYIGETPTSPARTELWRSDGTASGTVRVQALGSDTYLSYVQTVVGDTLFFVLTDPDHGTELWKTDGTPSGTMLVKDIAPGPDSSYPFGLQALGRYVYFTATEATSGRELWRSDGTPEGTTLVADMRPGEDSYFIQVLETADDRLYFTMADPLDGSTLLYRLRNGSEGPRIRFVATLPNPSDVLDSSTFVTTSVGADGRLFLALAVHGSGPAPLDVQLWVTDGTNSGTRMLHHPLSLSDEFGSTLFALDDRILFSGGSATTGLELWVSNGRRRGTRLLRDLAPGGASSYPQRFTRVGSSVFFVANDGVHGNELWVLPLRP; from the coding sequence TTGCAGGAGGACGAGCGCTCGGCGCTCGGCGCCTCGGTCGAGTCCCAGGTCGAGGAGCCTGTCGAGAGCGGAGGGCATCCGAAGCTGGGGACCGCGCGCATGGTGAAGGATCTCTTTCCTCCCATCAGCGGCCCGCCGTGGTGGGGGCCCTACCCAGAGAGCCTCGTGGAGTTTCGGGGCCGGCTCTTCTTCGCCGCCAACTTCGAGGACGGTCGCGGCGAGCTGTGGCGGAGCGATGGCTCCCGCGCGGGCACGGTGCCAGTGCGCAGCTTCCGTCCGCCTCCGGGGACCACCTTCTCCAGTCCGCTGGGGGAGCTGACGCCGCTGGGCTCGCGCCTGTTCTTCGTGGCGAGCGACCCGGCCCATGGCCGCGAGCTGTGGGTGAGTGACGGCAGCGCCGGTGGCACCCAGCTGGTGAAGGACATCGTCACGGGGGTGGGCGATTCGTCGCCCTACAACCTGCAGGCCGTGGGAAATTTCCTGATCTTCTTTCGCTACATAGGGGAAACCCCCACCTCTCCTGCTCGCACCGAGTTGTGGAGGAGTGATGGCACGGCCTCCGGCACGGTGCGTGTTCAGGCTCTGGGGAGCGACACCTATCTGTCGTACGTGCAAACCGTCGTGGGCGACACGCTCTTCTTCGTCCTCACGGATCCGGACCATGGGACCGAGCTGTGGAAGACCGATGGCACTCCCTCCGGAACGATGCTCGTCAAGGACATCGCGCCGGGCCCCGACAGCTCTTATCCGTTCGGCCTGCAGGCTCTGGGCCGATATGTCTATTTCACCGCCACGGAGGCCACCTCCGGCCGCGAGCTGTGGAGGAGCGATGGCACTCCCGAGGGCACCACGCTCGTGGCGGACATGCGGCCGGGCGAGGACAGCTACTTCATCCAGGTGCTCGAGACCGCCGACGACCGGCTGTACTTCACGATGGCGGACCCGTTGGATGGCTCGACGCTGCTGTACCGGCTGAGGAATGGCTCCGAGGGGCCTCGCATCCGGTTCGTCGCCACCCTGCCCAATCCCTCGGATGTTCTGGACTCGTCGACCTTCGTCACCACCTCCGTCGGCGCGGATGGGAGGCTCTTCCTCGCGCTCGCCGTCCATGGCTCCGGCCCGGCCCCGCTCGACGTCCAACTCTGGGTGACCGATGGGACGAACTCCGGGACGAGGATGCTGCACCACCCGCTGAGCCTGTCCGACGAGTTCGGCTCCACGCTCTTCGCCCTGGATGATCGCATCCTCTTCAGCGGCGGCAGTGCCACGACTGGGCTGGAACTCTGGGTGAGCAACGGGAGGAGGCGTGGCACGCGTCTGCTGCGGGATCTCGCGCCCGGAGGCGCCTCCTCGTATCCGCAGCGCTTCACCCGTGTGGGCTCCTCTGTTTTCTTCGTCGCCAACGACGGCGTCCACGGCAACGAGCTCTGGGTCCTGCCGCTCCGGCCTTGA
- a CDS encoding HAMP domain-containing protein has product MRLRHLSLRARLVLLVALLFAAFALFFLAFFPARMDAQAQHWVLSRAMGIARLLASATEPALDFGNALNGQTHLEALASTPEATFGLLLREDGTPLASWNPERAQAIPRDLAEGARILGQEVVARVNIQTRGGQHGVLLLGFSLAGLRRESQHTLRLSATVSALIFGFGLLAAFGLGTLLVRPLRQVTQVALRISEGEHDAQKELDLTRRDEMGSLAAAFSRMLQRLYEQKALIESQSAGRR; this is encoded by the coding sequence ATGAGGCTGCGCCACCTCTCCCTGAGAGCGCGGCTGGTCCTCCTCGTCGCGCTCCTCTTCGCGGCATTCGCCCTGTTCTTCCTCGCCTTCTTTCCCGCGCGCATGGATGCCCAGGCCCAGCACTGGGTGCTCAGCCGGGCCATGGGGATCGCCCGGCTGCTGGCCAGCGCCACGGAGCCGGCGCTCGACTTCGGGAATGCGCTCAACGGCCAGACCCACCTCGAGGCGCTCGCCTCCACTCCGGAGGCCACCTTCGGACTGCTGCTGCGGGAGGACGGCACGCCGCTGGCCAGCTGGAACCCGGAGCGCGCCCAGGCCATCCCCCGGGACCTGGCGGAGGGGGCCCGCATCCTCGGCCAGGAGGTGGTGGCGCGGGTCAACATCCAGACGCGCGGGGGACAGCACGGGGTGCTCCTGCTGGGCTTCAGCCTCGCCGGCCTGCGGCGGGAGAGCCAGCACACCCTGCGGCTGTCGGCGACCGTCTCCGCGCTCATCTTCGGCTTCGGGCTGCTGGCGGCCTTCGGCCTGGGAACCCTGCTGGTCCGGCCGCTGCGGCAGGTCACCCAGGTGGCGCTGCGCATCTCCGAGGGAGAGCATGACGCCCAGAAGGAGCTGGATCTCACGCGGCGCGACGAGATGGGCTCCCTGGCCGCCGCGTTCTCGCGGATGCTGCAACGGCTGTACGAGCAGAAGGCGCTCATCGAGTCCCAGAGCGCCGGACGTCGATGA
- a CDS encoding GntR family transcriptional regulator, translated as MEHKGLVSRVAEQLEQTIALGQWPKGRLPSERMLAQRHGVSRTTIRGALQGLAARGLIVQHPGRQSRTVPLGEALSLESLKLLLPEGRKDMDRRRLLEGYFALKREVSVDLLAACCEHASQPDVELLLNASFALRDEARWQEKRIRWVEREFDLLRLAAQGADRPGHMLLLMSLEKAFRGLADALLPALQPAALQQWAQFVFNALADRDAQALRQQLPALLKAADEPLLDRLAPVRNAPTAPASQPPAGEVPVSGENASNWSACHTSSQPIGPTGRGQDHDEGGANVRATSSRNALVAPPAPLSAGELQGDSCGPCPTAGPPAPRSSRMDAPDRPCYPPTLMLAWPHPSFLEAPAANAGDPPTPCPEASTVVAGQTVPTENQATLPVDVGEACVAGPGDTLEE; from the coding sequence ATGGAACACAAGGGGCTCGTGTCGAGAGTGGCGGAGCAGCTGGAGCAAACGATTGCCCTGGGGCAGTGGCCCAAAGGCAGACTCCCTTCCGAAAGGATGCTGGCCCAACGCCATGGCGTGTCGCGCACCACCATCCGAGGTGCCCTCCAGGGGCTGGCGGCCAGAGGACTCATCGTTCAACACCCCGGGCGACAGAGCCGCACGGTGCCCCTGGGCGAAGCGCTGTCGCTCGAGAGCCTGAAGCTGCTGCTGCCCGAAGGCCGTAAAGACATGGACCGCCGGCGGCTGCTGGAGGGGTACTTCGCCCTCAAGCGCGAGGTGTCAGTGGATTTGCTGGCCGCCTGCTGCGAGCACGCCAGCCAGCCCGATGTGGAGCTGCTACTCAATGCCAGCTTCGCGTTGAGAGATGAGGCCCGTTGGCAGGAGAAGCGCATCCGGTGGGTGGAGCGAGAGTTCGACCTGCTGAGGCTGGCGGCCCAAGGCGCGGACCGTCCCGGCCACATGTTGCTCCTGATGTCGTTGGAGAAGGCCTTCCGAGGCTTGGCGGACGCTCTGCTCCCCGCGCTGCAACCCGCGGCCCTCCAGCAGTGGGCCCAGTTCGTGTTCAACGCCCTGGCCGACCGTGACGCTCAGGCCCTTCGCCAACAGCTGCCGGCGCTGCTGAAGGCCGCCGACGAGCCGCTGCTCGACCGCCTGGCTCCGGTGCGCAATGCGCCCACCGCCCCCGCGTCCCAGCCACCTGCCGGGGAGGTGCCCGTGTCGGGCGAAAACGCCAGCAACTGGTCTGCTTGTCATACCAGTTCGCAACCAATCGGGCCGACAGGGAGGGGCCAGGACCACGACGAGGGGGGCGCCAATGTGCGTGCCACTTCGAGCCGGAACGCTCTCGTGGCCCCACCCGCCCCGCTCTCCGCTGGCGAGTTGCAGGGAGATTCTTGCGGCCCCTGCCCCACGGCGGGCCCACCCGCCCCGCGTTCCTCCAGAATGGATGCTCCTGACAGGCCCTGTTATCCGCCCACCCTGATGCTTGCCTGGCCGCATCCTTCTTTCTTGGAAGCACCGGCAGCAAACGCCGGAGACCCACCTACCCCGTGCCCGGAAGCTTCAACGGTCGTGGCAGGGCAGACTGTCCCCACCGAGAACCAGGCCACTCTGCCGGTGGACGTGGGGGAGGCCTGCGTCGCTGGTCCCGGCGACACGCTAGAGGAGTGA
- a CDS encoding tetratricopeptide repeat protein, translating into MDALLSDKELVSRREDGDVQPLAERLAQALARLGCGDTLPSELDKARVRLEEAVHRLSGATEPSQKEQLALALNTLALLLWAHVRADVARPHYEEVVRRYGEEDVLPLKEQVARALISLGCIHRDQDRMPQARECFDDVVRRYGEARDGGVLEQVMQGHLYSAWLHWEEKRLEVSRKCFEEVVRRYDGSTEIHVRRSVAMALLSQWALLRSQGRLEEARACHAEAMRRLEEEPEPSRAELQLRALFSMTENLVSFELFEEARLCFEEGIRRFDAAPVEGLKERKAQALLAMVGALRMKGDRQDALVLAEKAVRELDAEPRAYSAPLASKLRLSLGDVLLEQERYEDARARFEAMARQPGTPSDLASRLVTAQAMVGQVQALMFLKRWEEARACLDEMVRRYGDAPEWRLKAQVGNAFLRMGDLFHEQARPEEEKALLEEGLRRFDGESELGLRNGVILLLLRLGSLHMDQQRFQEAEASYEEAVRRCTASPEPRQKELLVRVLEGLRTLYAIQNDEAKARARDERVVREYGDAPELPLKLHVVEALNSQVYELERENRPEEARARLEEVVRRYGQEEVLPLKAKVAEALRDLAGKLRMAGRWGEAQARYEEMVRRYGEAPEVSLRERAGEALRELASAFAEQERYEEERASFEEVVRRYGEAPEPAVRLQAIEALSEHWYSLVSRQRFEEAQARYEEVVRRYGEASEPIVQEKVAGALILMGNRIEFRARPEEARRCYEEVVRRYGGALESLPQARVAEGLTCLASLAREQGRLDEARVCFQAVVLRHRESSEPELMRKAASALMSLGILLTSQKKYEEAQAHYDEVVRRYGESEDDSLQEEVAWARLNVGALFAEQKRFEEARARYEELVRRHGETGGREQVAKALSNLGHLAWTEEKREEARTRFEEVVSRYAEDYDPNIQSVAAHCLVQLGSLLFGMGRVEEAQARIEEVPRRYDRPTTYPLNESVAMALVYLGSLHNELGQFEQSQARYEEVVAWLGAEPEAPLRKVVADAWSGAGFGLLCEAKRCLSRGAPEAAQAMLARASERVTAARRFFPEEAMFLGNAAYVAFLQGRSEEGRVLMAEAVRRGGEELRREALKDTERHPLPVDEAWREIIRGVPAVRS; encoded by the coding sequence ATGGACGCGCTGCTGAGCGACAAGGAGCTGGTGAGTCGTCGTGAGGATGGGGACGTGCAGCCCCTGGCGGAGCGGCTGGCCCAGGCGCTCGCCCGGCTGGGATGTGGCGACACGCTTCCTTCCGAGCTCGACAAGGCGCGGGTGCGCCTCGAGGAGGCGGTGCACCGGCTCAGCGGTGCGACCGAGCCCTCCCAGAAGGAGCAGCTCGCCCTGGCCCTCAACACCCTCGCGCTGCTGCTCTGGGCCCACGTGCGCGCCGACGTGGCAAGGCCGCACTACGAAGAGGTGGTGCGCCGGTATGGCGAGGAGGACGTGCTCCCGCTGAAGGAACAGGTGGCCCGGGCGCTCATCTCGCTGGGCTGCATCCACCGGGACCAGGACCGTATGCCGCAAGCCCGGGAGTGCTTCGACGACGTGGTGCGTCGGTATGGCGAGGCCCGTGACGGTGGCGTGCTTGAGCAGGTGATGCAGGGCCACCTCTATTCGGCGTGGCTGCACTGGGAGGAGAAGCGCCTCGAGGTATCGCGGAAGTGCTTCGAGGAGGTGGTGCGTCGGTATGACGGCTCGACGGAGATTCACGTGCGGCGGTCCGTGGCCATGGCCCTCCTCAGCCAATGGGCGCTGCTGCGGAGCCAGGGACGCCTCGAGGAAGCGCGGGCGTGCCATGCCGAGGCGATGCGCCGGTTGGAGGAGGAACCCGAGCCGTCCCGTGCCGAGCTGCAGCTCCGGGCCCTCTTCTCCATGACGGAGAACCTCGTGAGCTTCGAGCTCTTCGAGGAGGCCCGGCTCTGCTTCGAGGAGGGCATTCGCCGGTTCGACGCGGCGCCCGTGGAAGGCCTGAAGGAGAGGAAGGCGCAAGCCCTTCTCGCGATGGTGGGAGCGCTCCGGATGAAGGGCGACCGCCAGGACGCGCTGGTCCTGGCCGAGAAGGCGGTGCGGGAGCTCGACGCGGAGCCCCGAGCGTATTCCGCCCCCCTGGCGTCCAAGCTCCGGCTCTCCCTGGGCGATGTGCTCCTGGAGCAGGAGCGGTATGAGGACGCTCGGGCGCGCTTCGAGGCGATGGCGCGTCAGCCGGGCACTCCTTCCGACCTGGCGTCGAGGCTCGTGACAGCCCAGGCCATGGTGGGCCAGGTTCAGGCGCTCATGTTCCTGAAGCGCTGGGAGGAGGCGAGGGCGTGCCTGGATGAGATGGTGCGTCGGTATGGCGATGCTCCCGAGTGGCGGCTGAAGGCCCAGGTGGGCAATGCCTTCTTGAGGATGGGAGATCTGTTCCACGAGCAGGCACGTCCCGAGGAGGAGAAGGCGCTCTTGGAGGAAGGGCTCCGACGGTTCGACGGTGAGTCCGAGCTGGGGTTGCGAAACGGCGTGATCCTCTTGCTCCTCCGCCTGGGAAGTCTGCACATGGATCAACAGCGCTTCCAGGAAGCCGAGGCGTCCTACGAGGAGGCGGTGCGTCGGTGTACCGCGTCGCCCGAGCCGCGCCAGAAGGAGCTGCTGGTCCGTGTCCTGGAAGGGCTGAGGACGCTGTACGCCATCCAGAATGATGAAGCGAAGGCGCGGGCCCGCGACGAGAGGGTGGTGCGCGAGTACGGGGACGCGCCGGAGCTTCCGCTGAAGCTGCACGTGGTCGAGGCCCTGAACAGTCAGGTGTACGAGCTCGAGCGGGAGAATCGCCCCGAGGAGGCGAGGGCGCGCCTGGAGGAGGTGGTGCGCCGCTACGGCCAGGAGGAGGTCCTTCCCCTCAAGGCGAAGGTGGCCGAGGCCCTCCGCGACCTGGCTGGGAAGCTCAGGATGGCGGGCCGGTGGGGGGAGGCCCAGGCCCGCTATGAGGAGATGGTGCGCCGGTATGGCGAGGCACCCGAGGTGTCCCTGCGTGAGCGTGCCGGCGAGGCCTTGCGTGAGCTGGCAAGCGCGTTCGCCGAGCAGGAGCGGTACGAGGAGGAGCGAGCCTCCTTCGAGGAGGTGGTGCGCCGGTATGGCGAGGCGCCCGAGCCCGCTGTTCGGCTCCAGGCCATCGAGGCCCTCTCCGAGCATTGGTACTCGCTGGTGAGCCGGCAGCGCTTCGAGGAGGCGCAGGCCCGCTACGAGGAGGTGGTGCGCCGGTATGGCGAGGCGAGCGAGCCCATCGTTCAGGAGAAGGTGGCGGGCGCTCTCATCCTCATGGGGAACCGGATCGAGTTCCGAGCTCGACCGGAGGAGGCTCGGCGCTGCTACGAGGAGGTGGTTCGCCGGTACGGCGGGGCACTCGAGTCCCTGCCCCAGGCTCGGGTCGCGGAAGGGCTCACCTGCCTGGCGAGTCTGGCGCGGGAGCAGGGGCGCCTCGATGAGGCTCGCGTGTGCTTCCAGGCGGTGGTGCTCCGGCATCGAGAGTCGTCCGAGCCGGAGCTCATGAGAAAGGCGGCCTCGGCGCTCATGTCCTTGGGAATCCTTCTCACCAGCCAGAAGAAGTACGAAGAGGCACAGGCGCATTACGACGAGGTCGTGCGCCGCTATGGCGAGTCGGAGGATGACTCACTCCAAGAGGAGGTGGCCTGGGCCCGGCTCAATGTGGGCGCGCTGTTCGCGGAGCAGAAGCGCTTCGAGGAGGCGCGAGCGCGCTACGAGGAGCTGGTGCGCCGCCATGGCGAGACCGGTGGTCGGGAGCAGGTCGCCAAGGCCCTCTCCAACCTGGGACACCTGGCCTGGACCGAGGAGAAGCGCGAGGAGGCCCGGACCCGCTTCGAGGAGGTGGTGAGCCGCTATGCCGAGGACTACGACCCGAACATCCAGTCCGTCGCGGCCCACTGCCTGGTCCAGCTCGGCTCGCTGCTCTTTGGGATGGGGCGCGTCGAGGAGGCCCAGGCGCGAATCGAGGAGGTGCCGCGGCGGTATGACAGGCCCACCACGTACCCCTTGAACGAGAGCGTGGCCATGGCCCTCGTCTATCTGGGCTCGCTCCACAACGAGCTGGGGCAGTTCGAGCAGTCTCAGGCCCGCTATGAGGAAGTGGTGGCGTGGTTGGGGGCGGAGCCGGAAGCGCCGCTGCGCAAGGTGGTCGCCGACGCGTGGAGTGGTGCCGGCTTCGGCCTTCTCTGCGAGGCCAAGCGGTGCCTGTCGCGAGGGGCTCCCGAAGCCGCGCAGGCCATGCTGGCCCGGGCGAGTGAGAGGGTCACCGCGGCCCGGCGCTTCTTCCCCGAGGAGGCCATGTTCCTGGGCAACGCGGCCTATGTCGCTTTCCTCCAGGGGCGGAGCGAGGAGGGGCGCGTCTTGATGGCGGAGGCGGTGCGCCGCGGCGGAGAGGAACTGCGCCGCGAGGCCCTCAAGGACACCGAACGGCATCCACTCCCCGTGGACGAGGCCTGGCGAGAGATCATCCGCGGAGTGCCCGCCGTTCGGAGCTGA
- a CDS encoding archaemetzincin: protein MSNRFPFVLLRLLLWGVLLSAPLASAQEVSQRVVAIVPLGPVKQVYLERVAQEIQSRLNVQVRIEPQRELPQEAFYKPRKRWRAEKLLEALDAKPPAGAWRVVGVTEAEISTTKEDIVDWGIAGLASMGGPSCVLSSFIYQKHSKSQEVLLRRLGDLTVHEFGHTLGFDHCEQKGCVMSDAKGKAIKSADESSGQYCAHCLKLLSPEERAMLKSQP from the coding sequence GTGTCCAATCGCTTCCCCTTCGTCCTCCTGCGCCTGCTTTTGTGGGGCGTGCTGCTGAGCGCGCCGCTTGCCTCCGCGCAGGAGGTGTCCCAGCGCGTCGTGGCCATCGTCCCGCTAGGTCCGGTGAAGCAGGTGTACCTGGAGCGCGTGGCCCAGGAGATCCAGTCTCGTCTGAACGTCCAGGTGCGCATCGAGCCTCAGCGCGAGCTTCCCCAGGAGGCGTTCTACAAGCCGCGCAAGCGCTGGCGCGCCGAGAAGCTCCTGGAGGCTCTGGACGCCAAGCCGCCCGCTGGGGCCTGGAGGGTGGTGGGCGTGACGGAGGCGGAGATCTCCACCACCAAGGAAGACATCGTCGACTGGGGCATCGCGGGCCTGGCCAGCATGGGCGGGCCCAGCTGCGTGCTCTCCTCCTTCATCTATCAGAAGCACAGCAAGAGCCAGGAGGTGCTGCTGCGCCGCCTGGGCGATCTGACCGTTCACGAGTTCGGCCACACGCTGGGCTTCGATCACTGCGAGCAGAAGGGCTGCGTCATGTCGGACGCCAAGGGCAAGGCCATCAAGTCCGCCGACGAGAGCTCCGGCCAGTACTGCGCGCATTGCCTGAAGCTGCTCTCACCCGAGGAGCGGGCCATGCTCAAGTCGCAACCCTAG
- a CDS encoding TonB-dependent receptor domain-containing protein gives MSRGATRWAPWPPRSRGCCNGCTSRRRSSSPRAPDVDEPLRERRHLAILQYRSKPDSELQHEYTLQFQRHDYDLHIRFYPSGALEGYYPGGVTESLETRMDELFGRAQLSGELAERLTLLGGVEYARFMYGGDDAHYSNADLLNVEEGSPPSDTIVELGPFYEGILGQPVNDLKFFRYRDPDGAQTRAGVRSYEQLSPRLALVYAPLSFLSLKLQASRAFRAPAPSELFSTNSWMTDTDIDTLRPERVRTLEVSADWTPHRAVNSRTTLFLSRYENLIGYEQSELTNLFSRDTAGLELELMAEAELGARGRLMAFGSYTYVHLLAETDGDSGNRLSGGELTWAPAHMATAGVSYSLRHFTLALQGRYQGPVQHREGARLTPAFAEARPESVAGWVRFDMNARLQLNAWSSVGLTVTNLLDAESYLVRTGNFPFDYRMSGRRILGNVEIRL, from the coding sequence ATCTCACGCGGCGCGACGAGATGGGCTCCCTGGCCGCCGCGTTCTCGCGGATGCTGCAACGGCTGTACGAGCAGAAGGCGCTCATCGAGTCCCAGAGCGCCGGACGTCGATGAGCCGCTCCGGGAGCGGCGCCACCTGGCCATCCTGCAGTACCGCTCCAAACCCGACAGCGAACTCCAGCACGAGTACACGCTGCAGTTCCAGCGGCACGACTACGATCTGCACATCCGCTTCTATCCGAGCGGCGCGCTGGAGGGGTACTACCCTGGCGGCGTGACGGAGAGCCTGGAGACGCGGATGGATGAGCTCTTCGGGCGGGCCCAGCTCTCCGGGGAGCTGGCCGAGCGGCTCACGCTGCTCGGAGGCGTGGAGTACGCCCGCTTCATGTACGGCGGCGACGACGCGCACTACAGCAACGCCGATCTGCTCAACGTGGAGGAGGGCTCGCCCCCGTCCGACACGATTGTGGAGCTCGGCCCCTTCTATGAGGGCATCCTCGGGCAACCGGTGAACGACCTGAAGTTCTTCCGCTACCGCGACCCGGATGGCGCGCAGACTCGCGCGGGCGTCCGCTCGTACGAGCAACTCAGCCCCCGGCTCGCGCTGGTCTACGCCCCCCTCTCCTTCCTGAGCCTCAAGCTGCAGGCCAGCCGGGCGTTCCGCGCGCCAGCGCCCAGCGAGCTCTTCAGCACCAACAGCTGGATGACTGACACGGACATCGATACGCTGCGCCCGGAGCGGGTGCGCACCCTCGAGGTCAGCGCGGACTGGACGCCCCACCGCGCCGTGAACTCGCGGACCACGCTCTTCCTCTCCCGCTACGAGAACCTGATCGGCTACGAGCAATCCGAGCTGACCAATCTGTTCTCTCGCGACACGGCGGGCCTGGAGCTGGAGCTGATGGCGGAGGCGGAGCTGGGAGCACGAGGCCGGCTGATGGCCTTCGGCAGCTACACCTACGTGCACCTGCTGGCCGAGACGGATGGTGACAGTGGGAACAGGCTCTCCGGGGGAGAGCTCACCTGGGCGCCGGCCCACATGGCCACGGCGGGAGTGAGCTACTCGCTGCGGCACTTCACCCTCGCGCTCCAGGGCCGCTACCAGGGCCCCGTCCAGCACCGGGAGGGAGCTCGGCTGACGCCCGCCTTCGCGGAAGCGCGACCCGAGTCCGTCGCGGGCTGGGTGCGCTTCGACATGAACGCGCGCCTGCAGCTCAACGCGTGGTCCTCCGTGGGGCTCACGGTGACCAACCTCCTGGACGCGGAGAGCTACCTGGTGAGGACGGGGAACTTTCCCTTCGACTACCGCATGTCGGGGAGGCGGATCCTCGGCAACGTGGAGATCCGCCTCTAA
- a CDS encoding YfiR family protein: MLVRVLAYDRRMGHQPPPLTLAVTHREGNASSEVLGREFSTALEVASRGRVIAGRPLRVVRIGFHDPQQLQTELSQTHAVALYVCEGLEDESRNIAEVTRRLSILSIAGSETQISQGLAIGLEGKGNSPVILVHLEAARAEGADLDAGLLSLSRLIAPSTGAP; the protein is encoded by the coding sequence ATGCTGGTGCGAGTCCTGGCCTATGACCGCCGGATGGGGCACCAGCCGCCTCCCCTCACCCTGGCGGTCACCCATCGCGAGGGCAATGCGAGCTCGGAGGTCCTCGGGCGTGAGTTCAGCACCGCGCTGGAGGTGGCATCGCGCGGGAGGGTCATCGCGGGCCGTCCCCTGCGGGTGGTGCGCATTGGCTTCCATGATCCCCAGCAACTCCAGACAGAGCTCTCCCAGACGCACGCGGTGGCGCTCTATGTCTGTGAGGGTTTGGAGGACGAGTCCCGGAACATCGCCGAGGTGACGCGAAGGCTCTCGATCCTGTCCATCGCCGGGAGCGAGACGCAGATCAGCCAGGGGCTGGCCATCGGCCTGGAGGGGAAAGGCAACAGCCCCGTCATCCTCGTCCACCTCGAGGCGGCCCGCGCGGAGGGAGCAGATCTCGATGCCGGGCTGCTGAGCCTGTCCCGCCTCATCGCGCCGAGCACGGGAGCGCCCTGA